GTAAAGGGATGTTGTTTAGATGTTTTTTATCGTTTGTCAGGAAAGGTCTTTGAAGTAGTGATCCCACCTTAAGTGTTTTTCTGAATGTGGAAGGGTTTGAGATTATGTTTCTATAGATCAATCTTTTGGATAGGGGAACTCCGTATTTTTCACCAAGATCCACGGTGAGGAGAGACATTATTTTTTGTAAGTCGATACCTGCTGGGCAAAATGATGAACAGGCTTTACAGCCTATACAAAGTCTCAAAAGCTCCTTGGCTACCTGTTCACTGTGATACATCTTGGTAAGTATCGTACCTATAGCCCCAATATAGATATAACCGAAAGTGTGCCCTCCAACCATTTCATAAGCAGGACAAATATTTGCACAACTACCACACCTAATACACTTTAAAGCTTCTTTTAATAGGGGATCATTAAAGAATGTTAGCCGCCCATTATCGAGAAATATATAATGGGTCTCTTTGATGCCTGATTGACTTTTAAAGGATGGGTTTTGACCTTTTATCCAGGTTACATATGTGCTTATTATTTGACCTGTAGCAGCTTTAGGTAAAAGTTTTATAACCTTTAAAGCCTCGTCAAAATCTGATACAAGCTTTTCATACCCCAACAAAACTATATGAACAGGGGGCACTGTGGCTGTAAGTCTGCCATTTCCTTCATTTGTAACAAGACCTATAGTACCGGTGCTGGCTACTGCTACGTTTGCTCCGGTTATGCCCACTTGTGCTTTGAAATAGTAATCTCTTAGGTATTTTCTGGCTATTTTTACCATTTTGTTTATGTCATCATCTTGTATATCTTCTCCTGTGTATTTTCTAAAGATTTCAGCTACCTGTTGTCTTGATTTGTGTATTGCTGGCATTACCATGTGGGATGGGTGCTCGTTTGCTATTTGGAGGATCCATTCCCCTAAGTCGGTTTCGATAGGTTTTAGACCTTCTTTTTCTAAGTAATGGTTTAGTTTTATCTCCTCTGAGGTCATAGATTTTGACTTTACGATATATTCGCTATTATGTTTTATGCAAATGTCTGTTATATATTTACAGGCATCTAAAGCATCCTTTGCTTGATGAACCGTTGCTCCCTTATCCTCTACATTTTTTTTAAATTTATAGAAAAGCTCCATAATCTGGTCCAAACCCCTTGCTTTTCTTGTGCTAAGATCTGTAACCAACTTATGAAAATCTAACCCCTCAAAAGCTTTTTCACGGGAGATTTTGTATGCTGATGCAAAGTTTTTTAGGTTTCTATACAAAATAGGATCTTGAAGGCTTGCTCTTATTTTCTCTTTCAAAGTACTCATGCCTGAACCTCCCTTTTAATTATAAAGACTTTCATCTTTACTGGACCATGAACACCAATAGTGAGAACCCTTTCTATATCAGCGGTCCTACTGGCACCAGTAATAAAAGCTATAAAATTGGATTCATCCTGAGTTTGTTTCTCAAGAAAATCTGATAAAGATTCGAGGTTGTCGGTGATTTTATCTTCCTCGATGACAACATGAAGCTCCTCTGTAAGGCAAGTGGCAAGCCTGAGATCCTCATCTTTGCTTAGAATAACAACGGTTCCAGTTTCTGCAATACCAGCTTCTGCTTCTACAATGGCGGTATTTATACCATCTTTACCTATAGCAGTTTTTTTTGTGAAATCGAATGTTGGTAAGTGGGCAAAGTCGTAGTCTTGATTTTTTAAATAATTTAAAAAGTCTTCTTTATTAAAAATCATG
This genomic window from Calditerrivibrio sp. contains:
- a CDS encoding LUD domain-containing protein codes for the protein MSTLKEKIRASLQDPILYRNLKNFASAYKISREKAFEGLDFHKLVTDLSTRKARGLDQIMELFYKFKKNVEDKGATVHQAKDALDACKYITDICIKHNSEYIVKSKSMTSEEIKLNHYLEKEGLKPIETDLGEWILQIANEHPSHMVMPAIHKSRQQVAEIFRKYTGEDIQDDDINKMVKIARKYLRDYYFKAQVGITGANVAVASTGTIGLVTNEGNGRLTATVPPVHIVLLGYEKLVSDFDEALKVIKLLPKAATGQIISTYVTWIKGQNPSFKSQSGIKETHYIFLDNGRLTFFNDPLLKEALKCIRCGSCANICPAYEMVGGHTFGYIYIGAIGTILTKMYHSEQVAKELLRLCIGCKACSSFCPAGIDLQKIMSLLTVDLGEKYGVPLSKRLIYRNIISNPSTFRKTLKVGSLLQRPFLTNDKKHLNNIPLPSDKNFRILPSISSETFSQQFTNIKGNNITDKKVFFYPGCAVEYFYPEMGTALVKVLNKIGVGVDIPPIQVCCGLPALHAGDKTGGEKTIRKNLEYMPDITKYDALLVLCPSCGMAIKDDFPTYSDKSIREKAELIGAKTISLREYLERQKIKISTKFDAKVTYHTPCHQGRGLGSSAEGFLKIILPNNFIPLKDSNVCCGFGGSYSIEFAEISKGILDKKIEHIVETGADIVLTDCPGCVMQIEGGLLKKQINKKVLHLSAFFEQYLEVTKI
- a CDS encoding LUD domain-containing protein yields the protein MKNSILEKFIHYSNLVSNENMIFNKEDFLNYLKNQDYDFAHLPTFDFTKKTAIGKDGINTAIVEAEAGIAETGTVVILSKDEDLRLATCLTEELHVVIEEDKITDNLESLSDFLEKQTQDESNFIAFITGASRTADIERVLTIGVHGPVKMKVFIIKREVQA